The Stenotrophomonas sp. ZAC14D1_NAIMI4_1 DNA segment GCGCTGAGCGAGGCATCGCTGGAGCGGCGCAGCATCACGCCCGGCGCGCTGGTCGGCGCGGGCGCGGTATTGGCCTTGAAGGCGGTGGGTGCTGCACGGCGCTGGCTGCGGGCGGCGTCGGCGCTGGCCGCGGCTTCACCCTGGATCGCGTCCAGCTCGGCCGCAGCCGGGGCCGAATAGGCCACCGGTGCTGCGGGTGCCGCGGGCGCTGGCGGCGCAGGCGGTGCGGGTGCGAAGGCGGCCTCGGCAGCGGGTTCGGCAGGCAGGCTGCGCAGGGCGATGCGGGGCGCGGGTTCGGCCACCTCCGGGGCCGGGGCCGCCTGCGCCTCGGGCCTGCGGGCAACGGCGGGTTGGGCGGCCTGCTTGGCTGCAGCCTGCGGCGCGGGCAATGGCGGCGGCGGCGCAACCTCAGCCGCAGCGGACATGGGCTGCGGTGCCTGGGCATCGGCCGCAGCGGCGGCATCGGCGTCGGCGGCGGGCGCGGTGGCGATCTGTGCTTCCTGTGCCGGCAGCACCGGCGGTTCCGGGCGCATCTGCCAGGCAATGCCGACGGCGAATACCATCGACGCGGCGATGCCGAACACGGCCGGCCAGCGCCGCTGCGGCCGGCGCGCGGTCGACGTCGTGGCGGTGTTGTCGGCTGCTGCCGCTGTGTCTGCGGCAGTCGTGGACACCGATGCACGCGCGGCCGCCAGGATCGCCGCGTCCAGCGCAGCAGGCGGTGCCTGGTCGTGGCGGCGACCGATCAGGCCGGCCAGCGCACGTTCTTCAGGCGACAGGGGATCGTCTCGATTCATGCCTTCAGTCCCGCACGCAGCTTGTCCATCGCATAGCGCAGCCGCGATTTCACTGTTTCCCGGCCGACGCCGGTGATCTGGCCGATCTCCTCCAGGCTCAGTTCCTGTTCCAGCCGCAACTGCAGCACCTCACGCTGCTCGGGCGGCAGGTCTTCCATCGCCAGCTGGATGCGCCGGCGCTGCTCGAATTCAGACAGTTCAGCTTCCGGGGTCTGCCCGTCTTCCAGCGCAGCCAGGCGCAGATCGGCGTCGGCCGGCGCGGCAGGGCGATGGCGGGCGGCACGCCAGTGGTCGTTCAGGCGGTTGTGCGCGATACGGAACAACCACGTGCTGAATGCAGCATCGGGCTGCCAGCCGGCGCGGGCGCTGATCACCCGCTGCCAGACGTCCTGGAAGATCTCTTCGGCCAGCGCGGTGTCGCGCAGTTGCCGCAGCAGGAAGCCGAACAGGCGCTTGCGATGGCGCGCATACAGGCTTTCGAACGCCTGCAGGTCGCCACCGGCCCAGGCCAGCATCAGCGCTTCATCGGTTGGCAGGGCGGTCGCTTCCACGGCATACAGGGTAAGGCCTGCAGGCGGTGGCGCATAGCCGTTGGCGGGGGCGGGGAGGGCGCAGTTCACGGCGGTTCGCGGGCGGGTGTCGACAGGAACAACGTGCCGGCGCACGAAACGGGGTTGGCGGGCTTCCATTCCCCCCCCGGTGCCGCGTTATGCTCGCCCGCTCAGGGGAGGCGACGCTGTAGCGGCGCCAAGAGAACGTCATTTTGTCCACGCAAGCCGACCGTGTGTCATCGCTGTCACCTCACGAGGCCGTCTTGAGCACGGCGCTGGTGCGCGCGCTGCATGCGCTGCTGCCGGACGCCGCGATCGTGCGGGTGGGGTGGAACGACCCGCAGCTGGGCCGCGGCCGGGACAGCTGGCCGCAGGGCGCCAGCGATGGCGAGCTCGACGGGGACGCGGGGATATGGGAGCACGCTGCCTGGGAGCACGATGGCGCACAGCT contains these protein-coding regions:
- a CDS encoding RNA polymerase sigma factor; translated protein: MEATALPTDEALMLAWAGGDLQAFESLYARHRKRLFGFLLRQLRDTALAEEIFQDVWQRVISARAGWQPDAAFSTWLFRIAHNRLNDHWRAARHRPAAPADADLRLAALEDGQTPEAELSEFEQRRRIQLAMEDLPPEQREVLQLRLEQELSLEEIGQITGVGRETVKSRLRYAMDKLRAGLKA